A single genomic interval of Gammaproteobacteria bacterium harbors:
- the rsmG gene encoding 16S rRNA (guanine(527)-N(7))-methyltransferase RsmG: MRNFDVRSIEQSLAAGLTGLGIESDPVLCTRLCEYLRLLAQWNRAYNLTAIEDPVDMVACHLLDSLSIAPYLHGQRILDVGTGAGLPGIPLAVRFPEREFHLLDSNGKKMRFLFQVKHTLALNNVVLHQTRAEDFREPQGFDCIVSRALASLRQIVASSAHLLAPGGCFMAMKGRVDDSELAGLPSPYNVAAFIRLEVPGIDSLRQLLRIERDPSFADNMAPV, from the coding sequence ATGAGGAATTTTGATGTTCGCTCGATCGAGCAAAGCCTGGCGGCCGGCCTGACAGGACTCGGCATCGAAAGCGATCCTGTACTCTGTACCCGATTATGCGAGTATCTGCGATTGCTCGCACAATGGAACAGGGCGTACAACCTGACCGCGATCGAAGACCCTGTCGACATGGTGGCCTGTCACCTGCTCGACAGCCTGAGCATCGCTCCCTATTTGCACGGACAACGCATCCTTGATGTCGGCACTGGCGCCGGACTGCCAGGGATACCCCTGGCAGTCCGTTTTCCCGAGCGGGAGTTTCATCTGCTCGACAGCAATGGCAAGAAGATGCGCTTCCTGTTTCAGGTCAAACATACGCTCGCCCTGAACAACGTCGTTCTTCACCAGACACGGGCAGAGGACTTTCGCGAACCGCAGGGGTTCGATTGTATCGTGAGCCGTGCACTCGCCAGCCTGCGGCAGATCGTTGCTTCGAGCGCGCACCTGCTTGCACCCGGAGGATGTTTTATGGCAATGAAAGGACGCGTCGATGACAGCGAACTCGCGGGGCTTCCAAGCCCCTATAATGTCGCGGCGTTCATCCGCCTGGAGGTACCGGGCATCGATTCTCTGCGCCAGTTGCTGCGCATAGAGCGTGATCCAAGCTTCGCTGACAACATGGCACCCGTGTGA